A stretch of Carya illinoinensis cultivar Pawnee chromosome 14, C.illinoinensisPawnee_v1, whole genome shotgun sequence DNA encodes these proteins:
- the LOC122293645 gene encoding protein FAR1-RELATED SEQUENCE 5-like gives MGGDDREVMEQLACSIIPISSKPIKLIAWSPSERGRIKLNVDGGSCGISNYMPSYYGPVPHAWLPPFMPPPSANPYPLSNQQQPWNSTTAAASSTAALTSSATLHSPAIPMMGPPLTAYPYLWSNQQQTWNSTIAPMSSSPTNVSSSVAASCSVQSSASVASSSCEALPAFVPPTNANLYPCGSEENQVKQSNSIEEISEASLESIDCEEQSTASLGNTVETKEAGSSGSLHVQQSDGGDIAEDPKPGMCFENENALMAYYKQYGKQEGFPVMTQRSKREKDGSIKYVTLGCARGGKARNKASNVSKPRPTSKTECKARMNVMFKNGKLCITSVFNTHNHVLSPRKARFFRCNREVNESVRRVLDTNDQAGIRMNKSFQAIVTEAGGFENVPFGEKDCRNYIDKARHLRLGKGGAQALLEYFRRMQYKNDGFFSIMEVDEEDRMRNVFWADARSRGAYNYFGDVVTFDTTYLTNRYGMPFAPFVGVNHHGQSILLGAGLISSEDTESFVWLFKSWLDCMDGKAPNTIITDQDRAMKNAITIVFPNTRHRYCLWHILKKVPEKLGSHTQYQFGLKSKLLSCVYDSLTIEEFENSWNILKDTFNLHENAWLQSLYAEREFWVPVYLKNSFWAGMSTTQRSESMNAFFDGYVHARTNLKEFVDQFDNALKKKIENENQADFHSFNFTIPCISHLALEKKFQNVYTNEKFREVQQEIMGMIYCHCRLEKMDGVIATYKVDDEVKAEDFIKEVTYTVLFNEAECEAKCLCGLFEMRGIICRHILAIFSARKVRELPDKFILDRWRKDIKRRYTIIPSSHDVADQRPETVRYKRLLKICYEVITNACTEDGHTEDMVSKLYAMNEVYCTSKPHNIDSNVGVSTMNAATEGSLKKVLSPYVVRGKGRPPCKRRMSTMEEQMRKKKTKAVRKKGDKGKSRFRHGLDSELLESSGNPLCRHQENAQTPVLVDQKSVQQEVMGTQETIQLGMDGTQPETGDGTQPNSML, from the exons GCATTTCAAACTACATGCCAAGTTATTACGGTCCAGTGCCTCATGCGTGGTTACCACCTTTTATGCCTCCTCCAAGTGCCAACCCATATCCATTGAGCAACCAG CAACAGCCATGGAACTCTACAACCGCTGCTGCGTCAAGTACTGCTGCCTTGACTAGTTCCGCTACCTTGCATAGTCCCGCCATACCAATGATGGGACCTCCTCTAACTGCCTACCCATATCTATGGAGCAATCAG CAACAAACATGGAACTCTACGATCGCTCCCATGTCTAGTTCCCCAACCAATGTTAGCTCTAGTGTAGCTGCCAGTTGTAGTGTACAAAGCAGTGCTAGTGTAGCCTCTAGCTCTTGTGAGGCTTTACCAGCATTTGTTCCTCCAACAAATGCCAACCTATATCCATGTGGTAGCGAG GAAaatcaagtgaagcaaagtaaCTCTATTGAAGAGATTAGTGAGGCATCTTTAGAATCGATAGACTGTGAAGAGCAGTCTACTGCCTCTTTGGGTAATACTGTTGAGACCAAAGAGGCTGGCAGTTCTGGGTCACTTCATGTCCAGCAATCTGATGGGGGTGATATCGCTGAGGATCCAAAGCCAGGGATGTGCTTTGAGAATGAGAATGCATTGATGGCTTATTATAAACAGTATGGAAAACAAGAAGGTTTTCCGGTTATGACACAAAGGAGTAAAAGAGAGAAAGATGGGAGTATCAAATATGTTACCCTGGGATGTGCTCGTGGTGGGAAGGCACGGAATAAGGCGTCAAATGTCTCGAAACCTCGGCCAACAAGCAAGACAGAATGCAAGGCAAGGATGAATGTGATGTTCAAGAATGGAAAGTTATGTATCACATCAGTTTTTAACACACACAATCATGTACTCAGTCCAAGAAAGGCAAGATTCTTTAGATGCAACAGAGAAGTTAATGAATCAGTTAGGAGGGTGTTGGATACAAATGATCAGGCTGGCATACGGatgaataagagttttcaagCTATTGTGACTGAGGCGGGTGGGTTTGAGAATGTACCATTTGGAGAAAAAGATTGCCGTAACTATATTGATAAGGCACGACACCTGCGTCTTGGTAAAGGTGGTGCTCAAGCATTGCTGGAATATTTTAGAAGGATGCAATATAAGAATGATGGATTTTTCAGCATCATGGAGGTGGATGAGGAGGATAGGATGAGAAATGTGTTTTGGGCAGATGCCCGTAGTAGAGGGGCCTATAACTATTTTGGAGATGTGGTAACATTCGATACCACATACCTGACAAATAGGTATGGCATGCCATTTGCACCTTTCGtgggtgtaaaccaccatggacAATCAATCCTTTTGGGTGCGGGCCTTATTTCAAGTGAGGATACAGAATCATTTGTATGGTTATTCAAAAGTTGGCTTGATTGCATGGATGGAAAAGCGCCAAATACTATTATTACAGATCAAGATCGCGCAATGAAGAATGCGATCACCATTGTTTTTCCCAACACGCGACATAGATATTGCTTGTGGCACATATTGAAAAAGGTCCCTGAGAAACTTGGTTCTCATACTCAATACCAATTTGGCCTGAAAAGTAAGTTATTATCTTGTGTATATGACTCCCTTACTATTGAGGAGTTTGAGAATTCTTGGAACATCCTCAAGGATACATTCAACTTGCATGAAAATGCATGGCTGCAAAGTTTATATGcagagagagagttttgggTGCCTGTATATTTAAAGAACTCGTTCTGGGCCGGAATGAGTACAACTCAGCGCagtgagagcatgaatgctttcTTCGACGGCTATGTGCATGCCAGGACAAACCTTAAAGAGTTTGTTGATCAGTTTGACAAtgcattgaagaaaaaaattgagaatgaaaaccAAGCAGACTTTCATTCTTTCAACTTCACCATTCCTTGCATATCACATTTGGCTCTTGAGAAGAAGTTTCAAAATGTGTatacaaatgaaaaatttagagagGTACAACAAGAGATAATGGGAATGATTTATTGTCATTGTCGTTTGGAGAAAATGGATGGAGTAATCGCAACTTACAAAGTTGATGATGAAGTTAAGGCTGAAGATTTCATTAAGGAGGTTACTTATACTGTTTTGTTTAATGAGGCCGAGTGTGAGGCGAAGTGTCTTTGTGGGTTGTTTGAGATGCGAGGGATAATATGTAGACATATTCTTGCCATCTTTTCAGCACGGAAAGTCCGTGAGTTGCCGGACAAGTTCATATTGGACCGATGGAGAAAGGACATAAAACGTAGGTATACTATTATTCCCAGCAGTCATGACGTTGCTGATCAGAGGCCAGAAACTGTTAGGTATAAACGTCTACTGAAGATTTGTTATGAGGTAATAACAAATGCTTGTACTGAAGATGGGCATACCGAGGATATGGTATCAAAGTTGTATGCGATGAATGAGGTATACTGCACCTCGAAGCCCCACAACATAGATTCCAATGTTGGAGTAAGTACTATGAATGCAGCCACGgaaggaagtttgaaaaaggTGCTAAGCCCCTATGTTGTCAGAGGCAAGGGAAGACCCCCATGTAAGAGGAGGATGTCAACGATGGAGGAacaaatgaggaaaaaaaaaactaaggctGTGAGAAAGAAAGGAGATAAAGGGAAAAGCAGATTC AGGCATGGATTGGACAGCGAATTATTAGAAAGCAGTGGAAATCCACTTTGTAGACATCAAGAAAATGCACAAACTCCTGTATTGGTGGATCAAAAAAGTGTACAACAAGAAGTTATGGGGACACAAGAAACT ATTCAGCTAGGGATGGATGGGACACAGCCAGAGACGGGAGATGGAACGCAGCCAAATAGCATGTTGTAG